In Borrelia parkeri, the genomic window GTCATTTGTTTATTGAAGGAATGTTAAAGAATAAGCTAAGTTCTGTAATAACTGATTATAGTTATATAATAATTGATACGAATCCTAAAAGGAATTTTACATTAAAGACATCTTTGATAAGTAGTGATTATGTAATATCTCCTATGACAGCTGAAAAATGGTCTGTCGAAGCATTTGAGGTTTTGAGAGAATTTGTAAAAGAAGTAGCGGGTATACCTGTTTTAATAATTATAACTAGATTTAAAAAGAATATTACACATAAAACTTTATTGAATATTGTAAAGTCTCAAGATGAATTTTTAGGAGTTATAAGTGAAAGAGAAGATTTAAATAAAAGGATAGGATGTAATGAGAAATTTGATTTTACAAAAGATTATATTATTGAATATGTTAAAGTATTAGATTTGTTTTTGTCTAAAACACAGTTGTTGGTTTAGCAAGGAAAAACTGTCCGATGCATCGGACAGTTTTTCTAAAATATAAATTATTTATAAATTAATAGGTTAAAAGGAGATGTGTTATGAGCAAAAAAGTGGTTGATTTAAAAATCAAAAACAGAATGCCCCAAAAGGATCTGAACTATATCCTTGATACAAATAATCAAAATAAAAGAAAAGAAGAGTTTGATAATTTAGTAATCCGATTACAGAATAATATTAAAACAGAAATATATAATAGTATTGACACTATGAAAATCTTAAAAAAGATTAATGAAAATAAACTTTATATAGAAGGTGGTTTTAATTCTTTTAGGGATTTTTTGTCTGCGTTTAGGCTTGCAAAATCTCAAGCTTATCAGTATATAAAATTAGCGATAGCCATTGAATCAGGTTTTATAGAGGAGGAATTTATAACTGTTAATGGGATACAGGCTTCTATAAGATATATACAAACTAAAGGAAGTATATCAATAAAGAAATCAAGACAAAATCCAATAAAGCCATTAAGATTTCAGCTTAAGAATCAAGATAGTTATGATTTTTATAAGCAAAATGCCAAGTTTACAAGTTTCTTAATGGATGAACTTTTTAAAGACAAAAAAGATTTGCTAGAAGAGTTTATGAAAAAATTTAAAAGTTTAAAAGGCTAAGTATGAAGAGTTTTTAAATAAGGGCTTTACTGAAGAAGCTGTGAATTTCATTTTACTTCATAATGATAATTCTAATTTTGAAGTCTTAAGGGAAAAGATGAATTCATTAGAACAACAAATCATTAATGTAGAGAATAACTTAAAAAAGGATATTGAATTTGCTAAGATAGAATTTAAAAGGGATATATCTGATTTAGATAACAAGATGGACAATATAGAGAAAAATTTATTTAAAGAAATACAAAATAACAATGTGATATTGCGAGAAGAAGTGAAAAGCACCATTCTTGTCTTAAGAGAAGAAATGAAAAATAATCATACAATACTGTTAGAAAAGCTTGATATGTCAAATAAAGTTTTATTAGAAAAGCTTAGTGTAGGAAATAGAATGCTCACTATTATTATAGCAGTAGGAATACCAATAGTTATATCTATTGTTATGTCTCTAATAAGTAAGTTCTTTATAGGATAAAAATTTTACTTATAAATAAGGATTGATTTTATTTTAGATTTATTGTATGCTACCTATTGTCAGTAGTGCTATCATTTTAGGACTACCTATAATGTTCGGCATTAATAGCCTTTAGAGCTTAATTAAGAACTCTTAAATAGAATTCTTAATTAAGC contains:
- a CDS encoding ParA family protein, translating into MDRKKARVITIASIKGGVGKSTSAIILSNLLANKYKVLLIDMDDQASITSYYSDELENKNIEVFKINIGEVIKNNLDISRTIISIGNNLDLIPSCVNVDDLNTDFYCENRHLFIEGMLKNKLSSVITDYSYIIIDTNPKRNFTLKTSLISSDYVISPMTAEKWSVEAFEVLREFVKEVAGIPVLIIITRFKKNITHKTLLNIVKSQDEFLGVISEREDLNKRIGCNEKFDFTKDYIIEYVKVLDLFLSKTQLLV
- a CDS encoding chromosome replication/partitioning protein; the encoded protein is MSKKVVDLKIKNRMPQKDLNYILDTNNQNKRKEEFDNLVIRLQNNIKTEIYNSIDTMKILKKINENKLYIEGGFNSFRDFLSAFRLAKSQAYQYIKLAIAIESGFIEEEFITVNGIQASIRYIQTKGSISIKKSRQNPIKPLRFQLKNQDSYDFYKQNAKFTSFLMDELFKDKKDLLEEFMKKFKSLKG
- a CDS encoding DUF1640 domain-containing protein is translated as MNFILLHNDNSNFEVLREKMNSLEQQIINVENNLKKDIEFAKIEFKRDISDLDNKMDNIEKNLFKEIQNNNVILREEVKSTILVLREEMKNNHTILLEKLDMSNKVLLEKLSVGNRMLTIIIAVGIPIVISIVMSLISKFFIG